Proteins found in one Gopherus flavomarginatus isolate rGopFla2 chromosome 18, rGopFla2.mat.asm, whole genome shotgun sequence genomic segment:
- the LOC127036716 gene encoding zinc finger protein 3-like — MVSENEETPQQEAAEQVEPHGTLSGRPKGNVSRSCALPEKVKACGIQQRPEENFSSHSDLITPDCGKSFNGSSDLFTYQRIHRGGRPYMCSECGKCFHWSSHLISHQTIHTGEKAYGCTECGKRFNRSSYLITHRRIHTGEKSYGCSECGKCFSWRYALIAHRRIHTGETPYTCSECGKSFNRHSQLTTHCRIHTGEKPYPCSECGKCFSRTSALITHHRIHTGETPYTCSECGKSFNQSSNLISHRRIRAGETPYMCSEGGKSFKQSSSLSRHQRIHTGESPYTCSECGKTFTEHSDLVRQI, encoded by the coding sequence atggtgagtgagaatgaggagacTCCCCAGCAGGAAGCTGCTGAGCAAGTAGAACCACATGGGACATTGTCAGGAAGACCCAAAGGgaatgtttccaggagttgtgcactcccagaaaaagtAAAAGCCTGTGGGATTCAGCAGAGGCCGGAGGAAAACTTCAGTAGCCACTCAGACCTTATCACAcccgactgtgggaaaagcttcaatgggAGCTCAGACCTTTTCACATatcagagaatccacagaggAGGGAGACCCTACatgtgctctgagtgtgggaaatgcttccaTTGGAGCTCACACCTTATCTCACATCAGACAATCCACACGGGTGAGAAAGCTTATGGATGCACGGAGTGTGGGAAACGCTTCAATCGGAGCTCATACCTTATCACGcataggagaatccacacaggtgagaaatCTTATGGATGCTCTGAAtgtgggaaatgcttcagttGGAGATATGCCCTTATCgcacatcggagaatccacacaggagagacgccctacacatgctctgagtgtgggaaaagctttaatcGGCACTCACAGCTTACCACACATTgtaggatccacacaggagagaaaccctacccgtgctctgagtgcgggaaatgCTTCAGTCGGACATCAGCCCTTATCACACatcatagaatccacacaggagaaacgccctacacatgctctgaatgtgggaaaagcttcaatcagagttCAAACCTTATCTCACATCGTAGAATCCGTGCAGGAGAGACGCCATACATGTGCTCTGAGggcgggaaaagcttcaaacaGAGCTCTAGCCTGagcagacatcagagaatccacacaggagagagcccctacacgtgctctgagtgcgggaaaaccttcactgaGCACTCTGACCTTGTCAGACAAATTTAa